The genomic segment ACTGTCTATCGATTGTCGTTAAAACCGCACAAGTATGAAAATCAATTCCAAAATCCGCATTCGTATATCCGATTTCTTTAATTGTTTGCCGAACAATCCCCGGAATATCTGCATAACAACTTGTTGTAATTTCTCCTCCAACGAGAGCCATTCCGGTTGTTAAAAATGTTTCGCAGGCAACTCTCGCTTCCGGATCACATTTCAGAATCGTATCTAAAATTGCATCGGAAATCTTGTCTGCCATTTTATCAGGATGTCCTTCCGTAACTGATTCTGAAGTAAATAAGTGTTTTTCGTTATTCATTTTTTTTCCTTTAGATATTAGAAATTTGAAGTTAGAAGTTGCTTCCTGAATTTCTTCTTTCATTTTTCCTTTTATCTCTTTTTATTTAAAATTCCTTCACTGGATTTTTCACATTTCTTGGACTCACAATTCAAAATCTCTTTTTTTGTTGTTAAAAGTCGTCCCGGACTAACGCTCAATTCATCAATCCCAAGTCCGATCAATATTGGAATAAAATCCTTTTCCGAAGCGAGTTCACCGCACAAAGCGACTTTTATCCCTTTTTGATGAGCATTATCAATTGTCATCTTGATCAATTGTATAACCGAACGATGATATGGATCATAATAAGATTCTACAGCATCGTTATCTCGATCGACTGCTAATGTATATTGGACGAGATCGTTTGTTCCGATACTTAAGAAATCACATTCTTCCGAAATCAGATCAGAAGTTAAAGCTGCTGATGGAATTTCTATCATCGAACCGATCTGAATATTTCCGTTAAATTCTACATTTTTATTTTCCAGTTCTTTTTTACATTGTTCAATGACCTTTTTTGCTTTAATAACTTCCCCGACTCCCGAGATCATGGGAAACATGATCTTTACATTACCGTAAATATTTGCTCTTAAAATTGCTTTGATTTGAATTTTGAAGATCGGATGATGTTCGAGAGAGAACCTGATACCGCGACAGCCAAGGTTTGGATTTGCTTCATTTTCGATATTCAGTATTTTGGAAAGTTTATCTCCGCCGACATCAATCGTTCTAATTACTAACGGAAAAGGAGCAATTTTTTCAGCAATGTTCTTATATATCCTGTATTGCTCATTTTCAGAAGGAAGTTCTTCTCTATCCAAAAATAAAAATTCCGTTCTGAAAAGACCGATTCCCTCACTTTTAAAATTTACGACCTGTCTTGTTTCAACCGGAATTTCTATATTGCTCATCAAAGTAATTTTTTTACCATCTTTAGTTTTGGATTCCAGATTTATGATTTCCTGAAGTTTTTCCCATTCCGCAGTTTCCATTGCTAATTTTTTTTTGTAATATGAGAGAGTTTCTTTATCCGGTGAAATTATTATTTGCCCATCATTACCATCGATAATAACCTGCTGATCTTCCTGAACTGAATCCAATAAACCGGGAATACCGACCAGAGTCGGTAAATTCATCGATCTGGCGATAATAGAACTATGAGAGGTTTTACTTCCTTTTTCCGTGCAAAGACCTTTGATCTTCTTCTCAAAAACTCTGGTTATCCCGGAAGGTGAAATATTTCTCATGATCAGAATCGAATTCTCATCCAGTTTATTAAGATTATCTGTTTTCTGTTTCAGGATATGACCGAGAAGACGGTAAGCAACATCTTCATAATCATGAGCCCGTTCTGCATAATATTTGTTTTCCATTTTATTAAATAATTTAACGATATCAGTAAAATGGTCATTTATTGCCTGTTCCAGACTCAATAGTTCTTTACTGACCAGGTTGATGATACTTTTTGAGAATTCCGGATCCTGCAATATCATTTTGTGGGTTGTCAGGATTTCTTTGTTTTCCGTTTGAGAAATATCTTCGATCAAGTTATCGATATCTTTGACAACATGTTCGACACTTTTTTCAAATTTTATTAATTCGTCCTCAATTTCATGATGCTGGATCGACTTTTTCTTGATCTGAAGTTTTACTCTATCAACGATTTTTGC from the Candidatus Cloacimonadota bacterium genome contains:
- the ptsP gene encoding phosphoenolpyruvate--protein phosphotransferase, which translates into the protein MKKLKGIIVSSGIAIGSAKIVDRVKLQIKKKSIQHHEIEDELIKFEKSVEHVVKDIDNLIEDISQTENKEILTTHKMILQDPEFSKSIINLVSKELLSLEQAINDHFTDIVKLFNKMENKYYAERAHDYEDVAYRLLGHILKQKTDNLNKLDENSILIMRNISPSGITRVFEKKIKGLCTEKGSKTSHSSIIARSMNLPTLVGIPGLLDSVQEDQQVIIDGNDGQIIISPDKETLSYYKKKLAMETAEWEKLQEIINLESKTKDGKKITLMSNIEIPVETRQVVNFKSEGIGLFRTEFLFLDREELPSENEQYRIYKNIAEKIAPFPLVIRTIDVGGDKLSKILNIENEANPNLGCRGIRFSLEHHPIFKIQIKAILRANIYGNVKIMFPMISGVGEVIKAKKVIEQCKKELENKNVEFNGNIQIGSMIEIPSAALTSDLISEECDFLSIGTNDLVQYTLAVDRDNDAVESYYDPYHRSVIQLIKMTIDNAHQKGIKVALCGELASEKDFIPILIGLGIDELSVSPGRLLTTKKEILNCESKKCEKSSEGILNKKR